One window of the Salminus brasiliensis chromosome 1, fSalBra1.hap2, whole genome shotgun sequence genome contains the following:
- the ntmt1 gene encoding N-terminal Xaa-Pro-Lys N-methyltransferase 1 codes for MEDNLIEDKAAFYSKAEHYWKDVPPTVDGMLGGYGSISSIDINGSKKFLQKFLGEGKGKTRPGCALDCGAGIGRITKRLLLPLFRTVDLVDVTQEFLDKARSYLGEEGKRVENYFCCGLQDFQPQPERYDVIWIQWVIGHLTDDHLIEFLRRCRGALRPDGLIVIKDNVAYEGVVPDEVDSSVCRDLQVVHHLVAKAGLTVVHEEQQQNFPEEIYQVHMIALR; via the exons ATGGAGGACAACCTGATTGAAGACAAGGCAGCTTTTTACTCTAAGGCGGAGCATTACTGGAAAGATGTCCCGCCCACGGTGGATGGCATGCTTGGAGGTTATGGCAGCATTTCTAGCATTGATATCAACGGTTCCAAGAAGTTCCTTCAGAAATTCCTTGGG GAGGGTAAGGGTAAGACCAGACCAGGTTGTGCACTAGACTGCGGGGCAGGAATCGGCCGCATCACCAAGCGTCTCCTCCTGCCCCTCTTCCGGACCGTAGATTTGGTGGATGTTACGCAAGAGTTCCTGGACAAAGCCCGCTCCTACCTTGGCGAAGAGGGGAAGAGAGTGGAAAACTACTTCTGCTGCGGCCTACAGGATTTCCAGCCTCAGCCAGAACGTTACGACGTCATCTGGATCCAGTGGGTCATCG GTCACCTGACTGATGACCACCTGATAGAGTTCCTGAGGCGCTGTCGTGGTGCCCTGCGTCCTGATGGTCTGATTGTGATAAAGGATAATGTTGCCTACGAAGGTGTGGTGCCCGACGAGGTtgacagcagtgtgtgcagaGACTTGCAGGTAGTGCACCACCTAGTGGCTAAAGCTGGACTCACCGTTGTCCATGAGGAACAGCAACAGAACTTTCCTGAAGAGATCTACCAGGTCCACATGATCGCTCTTAGATAG